ttgcttgacttcaCATCTCGATGAACAATGGGTGGTGAGCAGTCATGGTGCATATAGGAGAGCCCCCGAGCAGCCCCAACTGCTACCTGAAACCTCTTAGGCCAATCCAGGATGACATGTTGGACTGAACCTGAGATAGTTGATGCTCTACTACTCTTCCTATGCAGCCATAGATCTAAGCTACGATTTTCCAAATACTCGTAGACAAGGAGTTTTGAATTATCACTAGAGATACAACAGAGCAACTTCACTATGTTGGAATGTCGAATTGAACTCAATATTTTGACTTCTGTAAGAAATTCTTTTtcaagcttctgttctagcttttTCTTATTCCATATCCTCTTAACAGCAACAATATCACTTGAAGGATTAACAGCAACACGGTATACCTTCCCTGATCCACCAGAACCAATCATGTTATTTTCTCTGATTCCTGACAAAATGTCAGATTCTGTGAAATTTAGCCTCTGGAATGAAGTAAGCTCCCACGTCAAATCCAATCCATGCTTTCTCTTCATATACTTTGCAACCATGAAAAATGAAGCTAGCAAACCTAGTAGAATTGCTATAACCAAACCTATAATCCAAGCAAGTAATTGGAATGaatttttgcttgaattttggtttttggaatTGCATTTGGCAATGTTTTGTGATGGCCAATTAGCACAGAGACGTGGATTGTTCAAGAAGCTACTAACATAAGCATCATTTTCGAATTCACTTGGGATCCTCCCTGTCAAACGATTGGAAGAGAGATTGAGTGAAGTGAGCTTCAGGAGGCCAAGTTCTCGTGGAATTTCACCAAACAGTTGGTTTTCTGAGAGGTCCAAAACAGTAAGTCCTGGTAAAGAACCAAATGCTTCTGGAATTTGTCCAGAGATTGAATTTCGGCTAAGGTTTAGCATATTTAGCGATTTCCATGATAAAAAATCTGATGGAAGGGAGCCTGAGAGTCGATTTTGATCAAGAAAAAGAGTTATTAAAAGAGGAAGAGTTGTTAGTTCTCGAGGAATTGTACCGTTTAAGAGGTTATTGCTGGCATCAAGATACACCAAATTCCTCCAGGAAGATACTCTTGCCGGAATTTTACCTGAAAACTTGTTGTGACTAATCTCTAATCGAGAAAGATTCCATGACAATCTCTCAGGAAGCTCACctgtaaaaaaattgttgctTAACATCAAGATGCTCAAATTTAATAAAGTCCATAGGCCACTAGGAACATTTCCAGAAAACCTATTATTATGAACTctaaaaattatcaaattgtTGCAATTTCCAAGCGACTGGGGCAGTTCACCACTGATGTCGTTGTTGAAAGCTACCACTCCTACCAACTTTCCATTATCACCCAAGTGTTGTGGCAGCTGGCCAATAAGTTTATTGGACGACACCTGAAACTCTTTAAGTATAGAATACCGCCCAAGGTCTGGAGGTAGAGCACCTGATAAATTGTtgctaaacaaattaaaatttatcagCCCTGGAAGACGGCCTATGCTATCTGGAATTTTTCCAGATAATTGATTGATAAACAAAGCCAGACCCGATAGTTTGGTTAGTCTTCCAAAATCATCGGGTATTGTTCCGGTCAAGTTATTCTCGGATAAATCAACAACATTTATATTTAAAGCCTCAACCATCCGAGGAATCTCGCCggacaatttgtttttgtaaaggTACACT
The Alnus glutinosa chromosome 14, dhAlnGlut1.1, whole genome shotgun sequence genome window above contains:
- the LOC133857479 gene encoding receptor-like protein kinase HSL1, producing the protein MRKTTLLPLIQFSFYTISFLLLLLLLLFSHANFELNDQEQAVLLNLKKHWQNPQTLGHWTPSNSSSHCSWPEINCTDGSVTRLSLQNMNITGTVPPFMCDLKNLTTLDLSFNYITSNEFPRALYKCSNLQYLDLSQNYFAGTVPDDIHLMAQLRLLNLGANSFSGNIPASIGQLTELRSLHLFACQFNDYFPPEIGNLSNLERLELAYITTIMPARFPSEFTKLKKLKYLWVTGSNLVGEIPNTIGEMAALEHLDLSRNNLSGKIPGGLFLLKNLRIVYLYKNKLSGEIPRMVEALNINVVDLSENNLTGTIPDDFGRLTKLSGLALFINQLSGKIPDSIGRLPGLINFNLFSNNLSGALPPDLGRYSILKEFQVSSNKLIGQLPQHLGDNGKLVGVVAFNNDISGELPQSLGNCNNLIIFRVHNNRFSGNVPSGLWTLLNLSILMLSNNFFTGELPERLSWNLSRLEISHNKFSGKIPARVSSWRNLVYLDASNNLLNGTIPRELTTLPLLITLFLDQNRLSGSLPSDFLSWKSLNMLNLSRNSISGQIPEAFGSLPGLTVLDLSENQLFGEIPRELGLLKLTSLNLSSNRLTGRIPSEFENDAYVSSFLNNPRLCANWPSQNIAKCNSKNQNSSKNSFQLLAWIIGLVIAILLGLLASFFMVAKYMKRKHGLDLTWELTSFQRLNFTESDILSGIRENNMIGSGGSGKVYRVAVNPSSDIVAVKRIWNKKKLEQKLEKEFLTEVKILSSIRHSNIVKLLCCISSDNSKLLVYEYLENRSLDLWLHRKSSRASTISGSVQHVILDWPKRFQVAVGAARGLSYMHHDCSPPIVHRDVKSSNILLDSEFNAKIADFGLALIKQGESATMSDVAGSFGYMAPEYARTRRVNEKIDVYSFGVILLELATGRKACDGDEHISLAEWAWRQFQEGGPIVDALDEEVKELCYLDEMCYVFELGIICTVTLPSTRPSMKEVLKVLLRCNQPLVYGEKKNAAILTSTV